In Bdellovibrionales bacterium, the following proteins share a genomic window:
- a CDS encoding response regulator, protein MGSLEKKLILVVDDEPLLREIVRTLVEDEGGSVIEASDGDSAFAILQAQKVDLVISDVRMPIVSGEELARKIRSTDPRIPVIILMTGFSDLDLDTAKKIGVRTVLSKPFNSEEFMKEVIASLAEAE, encoded by the coding sequence GTGGGGTCACTTGAGAAAAAATTGATCTTAGTGGTTGATGATGAGCCTCTGCTTCGAGAGATTGTGAGAACCTTGGTAGAGGATGAGGGGGGCAGTGTTATTGAGGCTTCTGATGGAGACTCTGCATTTGCGATTTTGCAAGCGCAAAAGGTGGATTTAGTGATTTCAGATGTTCGTATGCCCATTGTAAGTGGAGAAGAGTTGGCACGAAAGATCAGATCCACTGATCCAAGGATCCCCGTTATTATTCTGATGACGGGTTTTTCTGATTTGGATCTTGATACGGCGAAAAAAATTGGGGTGAGAACGGTGTTATCGAAGCCTTTCAATTCGGAAGAGTTTATGAAAGAAGTAATTGCATCCTTGGCTGAGGCCGAATAG
- a CDS encoding HD domain-containing protein: protein MLSNSSSRSTIPSSNYLSPWFRHDHLIYILDSFDTLDELNEFSSLLEKISQFALRDQTDIRSILATIPAHSKLIAKISKINNFVLQLKAQHKAVIRYSHQKHVAENQQEYAGESYTRHLNNVKAVLREFGFGPKDSIEGLVLGSAALIHDVIEDTDATYEEIEDLFSSQLARIVLGVTKLNNSDKDQVGLSPEDILKNTYRRTRTDRLSVALKLADRISNVRQGLADFFLNLPSKVSKYMLEQKVFKEILYRGEETELQPMWDELDRLLSDPYYALHFVNQNRGRRSSKIPVDKSIQCREVVVANNGVLQEGRSQ, encoded by the coding sequence ATGTTGTCCAATAGCTCGTCCAGATCGACCATCCCTTCTTCGAATTATCTTTCTCCTTGGTTTCGGCATGACCATCTAATCTACATACTTGATTCGTTTGACACTCTAGATGAGTTGAATGAATTCTCAAGCTTGCTGGAAAAAATCTCTCAATTTGCTCTTCGGGATCAAACCGACATTCGATCAATTTTGGCGACGATTCCCGCTCATTCTAAACTGATTGCAAAAATCAGCAAAATAAATAATTTCGTTTTGCAGCTCAAGGCCCAGCACAAAGCCGTAATCAGATATTCTCATCAAAAGCATGTAGCTGAAAACCAGCAAGAATACGCTGGCGAGTCCTATACGAGGCACTTGAACAATGTCAAAGCAGTACTAAGAGAGTTTGGATTTGGACCTAAGGATTCAATTGAGGGACTTGTACTGGGAAGCGCGGCACTCATTCATGATGTCATCGAAGATACCGACGCGACTTATGAAGAGATAGAGGACTTGTTTTCCTCTCAACTTGCCCGAATAGTCCTGGGGGTCACTAAATTAAATAATAGCGACAAGGATCAGGTCGGATTGAGCCCTGAAGATATTTTGAAAAATACCTATAGAAGGACCCGAACAGATCGACTTTCGGTGGCTTTGAAGTTGGCTGATCGAATTAGCAATGTTCGACAGGGTCTTGCGGACTTTTTCCTAAACTTGCCGAGTAAAGTAAGTAAATATATGCTGGAACAGAAAGTCTTTAAGGAAATTCTCTATCGTGGGGAGGAGACTGAACTTCAGCCCATGTGGGATGAACTGGATCGCCTCCTTTCAGATCCCTATTACGCATTGCATTTTGTGAATCAAAATCGAGGAAGAAGGTCTTCAAAGATCCCGGTGGACAAGTCCATTCAATGCAGGGAAGTGGTCGTCGCCAACAATGGAGTGCTACAAGAAGGAAGATCACAATGA
- a CDS encoding AMP-binding protein produces MTTLTEYLTTILQNGIEIAKSPAVVLSQRKGSSSINYGDFTKKALQLASFLTENTSSNESVGIYGEKCIDAYLSVIACMLSHRPFVPIYKSKSLSHQGNLLKKLQVKSVIACTSLDERHAKFFEEYESDFSLVNFSDKDILSSINTKYLEKEDHNKICYYLSTSGSTGQPKCVGITRGNFSSFLSNFLSNYLISRSDRISQTFGLSFDPCLSDIFLAFVNGATLYPLADSYKFDIANFISKNSITYWSSVPTLVQLNFQRGIDLNANSLPSLRYTTFTGESLDKEVCRRWKTCAQNSRIENLYGPIEATVNVFRYVISDVELEESRIPIGNCYLDHQFAIVDEELNEIKEVGKRGELMISGPQLAKEYVENVPDTQKKFIRWGNNLQLWYRTGDLVTRNAKGQVIFLGRTDWQLKIAGIRIEAEEIEYYFSQRSQGVSLIALSDSRTSPNHVIGVIDQQMEKSKLEDCLASMAHEIPPVTVPRKIYFLSPFPYVTSGKIDRRTVQQLALSEALPIVWP; encoded by the coding sequence ATGACGACATTAACCGAATACCTCACAACGATACTGCAGAATGGGATCGAAATTGCCAAAAGCCCTGCTGTCGTCCTCTCTCAACGCAAGGGCTCCAGTTCTATCAATTACGGAGACTTCACTAAAAAAGCTCTCCAACTGGCAAGTTTTCTAACCGAGAACACCTCTTCAAATGAATCGGTCGGAATATATGGAGAGAAGTGCATCGATGCCTACTTGTCGGTGATCGCTTGCATGCTCAGTCATCGCCCCTTCGTTCCCATCTACAAATCAAAATCTCTCTCTCATCAAGGAAATCTCCTAAAAAAACTTCAAGTCAAAAGCGTCATTGCCTGCACTTCCCTAGATGAACGGCACGCCAAATTCTTTGAGGAATACGAAAGTGATTTTTCTCTTGTCAATTTTTCGGACAAAGATATTTTAAGCTCGATTAACACCAAGTACCTTGAAAAGGAAGATCACAACAAAATTTGCTATTACCTCTCCACCTCTGGAAGCACTGGGCAACCAAAATGTGTTGGCATTACACGAGGGAACTTCTCCAGCTTTCTTTCCAATTTTCTCTCAAATTATCTGATCAGTCGAAGCGATCGAATCTCGCAAACATTTGGACTGAGTTTTGATCCCTGCTTGAGCGATATTTTTTTAGCCTTTGTCAATGGCGCTACCCTCTACCCCTTGGCAGATAGTTACAAATTCGATATTGCCAATTTCATTTCTAAAAATTCCATCACCTATTGGTCATCAGTCCCCACCTTAGTCCAACTCAATTTTCAAAGAGGAATAGATCTCAACGCCAATTCCCTACCTTCTCTGCGATACACGACATTTACGGGCGAATCACTCGACAAGGAAGTTTGCCGCCGCTGGAAGACCTGTGCTCAAAATTCACGAATCGAAAACCTTTATGGCCCCATCGAAGCAACCGTGAATGTATTTCGGTATGTTATCTCGGATGTTGAGCTGGAAGAATCACGAATTCCTATCGGTAATTGCTACCTCGATCACCAGTTCGCCATCGTAGATGAGGAGTTAAATGAGATCAAGGAAGTCGGGAAACGCGGAGAACTGATGATCTCCGGTCCGCAGCTAGCAAAAGAATATGTCGAAAACGTCCCAGATACACAAAAAAAATTCATTCGATGGGGAAACAACCTCCAACTATGGTACCGCACTGGTGATTTAGTAACTCGAAACGCAAAGGGGCAAGTCATTTTTCTTGGACGCACAGACTGGCAGCTTAAAATTGCAGGAATCAGAATAGAGGCTGAAGAAATCGAATACTATTTTTCACAGAGATCTCAGGGAGTTTCCTTGATTGCCCTCTCAGACAGTCGCACGTCTCCCAACCACGTTATCGGAGTCATCGATCAACAAATGGAAAAGTCAAAATTGGAGGATTGTCTGGCATCGATGGCCCATGAAATACCCCCGGTGACCGTTCCACGAAAGATCTATTTTCTCTCTCCATTTCCATATGTTACAAGTGGTAAGATAGATCGGAGGACTGTACAGCAATTGGCCCTCAGCGAAGCTCTTCCGATTGTGTGGCCTTAA
- a CDS encoding alpha/beta fold hydrolase: MKDKKAFYLILRFGMLIFLTNLGCSNLLYYPTRSIYVDMNKLKPLPEEVSFELEKGQSIHGWYFQSQNNLPRSVVVFFHGNGQNRSAHFYSLYWLLKEGHDLAIFDYPGYGQTEGQPSPQNTVKTAMGAINYVRRLKPGLPLIVYGHSLGGAIAMRAVWELRSDFLPKILVVDSSFLSYQNTARAIMSKSPWTWALQPFSAFLFSDEWAPAQRVSEMAGTKIIVIHSKKDEIIPFAMGKEIFEAASFPKEFWQKEAGGHNESFSDSEGAALKVRLLKSLSESLNN, encoded by the coding sequence ATGAAAGATAAAAAAGCATTTTATTTAATTCTGCGCTTTGGCATGCTCATTTTTTTGACAAACCTCGGTTGCTCGAACCTCTTGTATTATCCGACAAGATCGATTTATGTGGATATGAACAAGTTGAAGCCCCTGCCAGAGGAAGTGTCTTTTGAACTTGAAAAAGGACAGAGCATTCACGGTTGGTATTTTCAATCCCAAAACAATCTCCCTCGATCGGTCGTAGTATTTTTTCATGGAAATGGGCAGAATCGTTCTGCCCACTTTTATTCGCTCTATTGGCTGCTCAAAGAGGGCCATGATTTGGCCATTTTCGATTATCCTGGATATGGACAGACAGAGGGTCAGCCGTCCCCTCAGAATACCGTAAAAACAGCCATGGGCGCCATAAACTATGTGCGCAGACTAAAGCCAGGACTTCCCCTGATTGTTTACGGTCACAGTCTAGGAGGCGCTATCGCCATGCGGGCTGTTTGGGAGTTGCGATCAGACTTTCTGCCAAAAATTCTCGTGGTAGACAGCTCCTTTTTGTCCTATCAGAATACGGCGCGAGCGATCATGTCTAAATCTCCATGGACCTGGGCGCTACAGCCCTTTTCGGCATTCCTATTCAGCGATGAGTGGGCTCCAGCTCAGCGAGTTTCTGAAATGGCTGGAACCAAGATCATTGTGATTCACTCGAAAAAAGATGAGATCATTCCCTTTGCAATGGGTAAGGAAATCTTTGAGGCAGCCTCCTTTCCAAAGGAATTCTGGCAAAAGGAAGCTGGCGGTCACAATGAGTCCTTTTCTGATTCAGAAGGGGCAGCACTCAAGGTAAGGCTCCTCAAATCGCTTTCAGAGTCTTTAAATAACTAA